The Narcine bancroftii isolate sNarBan1 chromosome 6, sNarBan1.hap1, whole genome shotgun sequence genome window below encodes:
- the LOC138736422 gene encoding elongation factor 1-alpha 1: protein MGKEKIHINIVVIGHVDSGKSTTTGHLIYKCGGIDKRTIEKFEKEAAEMGKGSFKYAWVLDKLKAERERGITIDISLWKFETSKYYITIIDAPGHRDFIKNMITGTSQADCAVLVVAAGVGEFEAGISKNGQTREHALLAYTLGVKQLIVGVNKMDSTEPAYNQKRYEEIVKEVSTYIKKIGYNPDTVAFVPISGWHGDNMLEASSNMTWFKGWKINRKEGNANGVTLLEALDSIMPPQRPTEKPLRLPLQDVYKIGGIGTVPVGRVETGVLKPGMVVTFAPVNVTTEVKSVEMHHEALSEAMPGDNVGFNVKNVSVKDVRRGNVAGDSKNDPPMEAANFISQVIILNHPGQIASGYAPVLDCHTAHIACKFAELKEKIDRRSGKKLEDDPKFLKSGDAAIVEMIPGKPMCVESFSEYPPLGRFAVRDMRQTVAVGVIKAVERKATGAGKITKSAQKAQKSR, encoded by the exons ATGGGCAAGGAGAAGATCCACATCAACATTGTGGTGATCGGCCACGTCGACTCCGGCAAGTCCACCACGACCGGGCACCTCATCTACAAATGCGGCGGCATCGACAAGAGGACGATCGAGAAGTTTGAGAAGGAAGCCGCCGAG ATGGGCAAAGGTTCTTTCAAGTATGCCTGGGTGTTGGACAAGTTGAAGGCTGAACGTGAACGTGGGATTACTATTGATATTTCTCTTTGGAAATTTGAAACCAGCAAGTATTACATTACCATAATTGATGCACCTGGACATCGAGATTTTATTAAAAACATGATTACTGGTACTTCACAG GCTGACTGTGCGGTACTGGTTGTTGCTGCTGGAGTAGGTGAGTTTGAGGCTGGCATATCTAAGAATGGCCAGACACGAGAGCATGCCTTACTGGCTTACACTCTGGGTGTGAAGCAGCTAATTGTTGGCGTGAACAAGATGGATTCTACTGAGCCAGCGTATAACCAAAAGAGATATGAAGAAATTGTTAAGGAAGTCAGCACCTATATCAAGAAAATTGGTTACAATCCAGACACTGTGGCGTTTGTACCAATCTCTGGCTGGCATGGTGACAATATGTTGGAGGCTAGTTCTAAT ATGACTTGGTTCAAAGGTTGGAAGATCAACCGTAAGGAGGGTAATGCCAATGGTGTTACTCTTTTAGAAGCTTTGGATTCTATCATGCCACCACAACGACCAACAGAAAAGCCTCTTCGCCTCCCACTTCAAGATGTCTACAAAATTGGTG GTATtggtactgtaccagtgggtcgTGTTGAAACTGGAGTTTTGAAACCTGGAATGGTAGTTACTTTTGCACCTGTTAATGTCACAACAGAAGTGAAGTCTGTTGAAATGCATCATGAAGCCCTGTCTGAAGCTATGCCTGGTGACAATGTTGGCTTTAATGTTAAAAATGTGTCTGTAAAAGATGTCCGTCGGGGCAATGTTGCTGGTGACAGCAAGAATGATCCACCAATGGAAGCTGCCAATTTCATTTCACaa GTAATTATCTTAAACCACCCAGGACAGATTGCCTCTGGCTATGCTCCTGTACTGGATTGCCATACTGCTCACATTGCTTGCAAGTTTGCTGAGTTAAAAGAGAAGATTGATCGTAGGTCTGGGAAGAAGTTAGAAGATGATCCCAAATTCTTGAAGTCTGGTGATGCTGCCATTGTTGAGATGATTCCAGGCAAGCCTATGTGTGTTGAGAGCTTCTCTGAATACCCACCCCTGG GTCGTTTTGCTGTCCGTGACATGCGACAAACTGTGGCTGTTGGAGTCATCAAGGCTGTTGAGAGGAAGGCTACTGGAGCTGGCAAAATCACCAAGTCTGCCCAGAAAGCTCAGAAAAGCAGATGA